The genomic interval ATCGGTTGCTTAGAATATGCCAGCGACGTTGAGTGAAACAGAAAGAGAGGGAGATTCGCGCAGTGACTGCAGTCGCAACTTTGAGGGGGGATGAAAGCACTGGCTGTATCATCGCCATATGACTCATTTGCATATCTATGCACATTGTTACTTGCTACATAATCCTGTTTACAGCGAGCATCCTCAACCCTGCATGGTCTGATAGCAACAATAGTGATTGCAAGACAAACGTCATGTAACCATCGCCGATAATAATGATATAGATCATTTATGTCTATCAGAAGCATTTCTATGAATTCCACTTTAGACACATTGAATATCCAACTTTGAATATATCACAAATTGCCCAGATAAATAAGTTTAACCAGAACAGAGACAATAAATGAAAAATATCAGAAAAACAAAGTCGCTTGCCAATGATAATCCAATCCCTTTGTTGATTAATGATAATTATTTAAGCATAATTCAAAACTTCAGTGCAAATTTATCTTCGGGttgacatttttttaaagagCTTTTTTAGATACATTCTCCACAAACTCGTTTTAATGATCAGGCTGCTGACGGCCCTGACAGTTATGAGAAACATTATTGACAGGATTGGACCGAAGGTAAACGCCGGCGCTGTTTGAATCGTGGATTAATAGCTTGACTATATTGTATTGATCTGCCTTGTCTAAATGTCGTTGTTTCTGTCATGAATACCAAGAAAGGAGCCATTGCCGCAATTCTGTTTAACAAGTACGAGACGCGCTGGTGTTTGGGCTCATGGGATTCTGAAAGGGGGGACCGATGAATCTCACAAAGTTTACTCATCCTGTTTTGCTACCGGGATCAAGGAAAATATAACCGTTCTGATGCCCCTGCGACTCCTCTGATGAACCGGCTATGTCAAGAACACTTCGGTTAAATCCAGAAGGTGGAAATATTTTGAGATGGGTGAATTTTATTAAAAGGGCAAGCGTGCCTCAAATTCGGATCACAGGAGTTCCTCCAAGGGGAATACTTTAAGGAGAGTGAGCCAAGGAGTTGTGCTGCTCCAGTACGTCACGGTTTCACTGAAGTGTTTGTGGGACTCAGGCACTGGAAACATTTCCCCAATTGTAGAACTGTGGGGAATGGCTGCAACAGCTCTTCCTCTCTCTTGCTGCAGGCACCATCGATAAGGTCGCCTGGGCCGCAACGCCACCTCAACTTTACCTCCTGTTGGCACCAGACTACCAATGGAAATGTACCATCGCTAAAGCCCGAGCAAGAACAGGTAATCATAAAAGCACAACAGGCATCCATTTGGTTTGTGGTTGCGTTCGCTGATGCTTTTGTAACtaagtttttttgccattaaAAATTCTTAAACTTTTGAAAATGCCGTGTAAAGGATAATTTGCAAAATGTTGCATATTTCGGGAAGGCTGTAGCATGGATTGTCAATGACATTAATGAAAAATTAGGCAGTAGAATAAAATTAATGAAAGTGGGAAGGACTGGTTTGACATTTATCCCTTATTTTTCAAGTGTCCCTTGTGTAGCTGTGTTCTGGGCTATTTTTTGTCAGTTTAAAATATTCGTCCTTCGGCGCACATTAAGTCAGTGTTTCGGGTGGATTACTTGTTTAAAGAAAAATGCAGTTGCGAATAACAAAAGTTTAAATTTTGGTTGCAGGTGGGATAACAACTTTACAGTGAGAAGAGTCCGCTCCCTGCGTGGTCGAGTAAGTAATGCTCAGCTCggcgagagattaattaaaaccaAGGTTACATAATGTTTGCTGAGAGCTGGTTATTTGTCAAAGTGCGCATGGAAAGGTGCGTGGATCATTACAAAACCTGCGTTCAAGAGGTACAAGTTTGTGTATCTGAATGTCCCGATAATGTGAAGCGCTTGGTTTTAACAGCATGGGTGCAGCCAGTGTTGTTTGctagtgtgttttgttgcttagtTTCATTTTCTTATTCCTTTGGAATGGGATTGTGCAataggggaagaagggagagcaaGGTATCCCAGAGCAGAGGAATACTGAGTGGCTGAAAACGGACACTGACGGTTCGCTTTGGCGTTCAGCTCTGTGATACAGCCCTAAATGAATAACATGTACACCTCACTTTACTTGTCAGCAAATGTCATATTTGCTTTAAATCTTTAACATGAACAATGCCGACTCATTTTCACTGGGCTCTTGGCACTGTTTTTTTAGTGTAAAGACCAATACGCTGATGTAACTAAATATTTAATAGACCATTAAGAACACAATAGCCTTCGGAGAGACAGCGCAAGGAGATTCAGAAAGTTCACGGAAAGTATTTCCTCTTTAAGTTGGCTGGACGTTAATATGTCAGGGCCCCAGTGAAAGGTAACTAAACTCTTGCTTATACTTTCAATACATCGATATTTAGTTTGATACCTGAATCTAACATTATGTATACTTGCACATAAAGCGATGAAAAATTAAATCTGCCTGTGCTCTTTAACAAAAAAGAAGTCCCCCTTCAGTGTTTAGTCTCCTGTTACAATCATGTTAAGGATGTGACAAGTGGGAGGGGATAGAAGTAAATTTCAGTGTTGTTGAAAGCAGTAAAAATCGTGAATTTTAAAGTAGCCAAAATGTTATAAGACGACTAAAAGTTATTAAAGCTGCTAATTCATTAAATGGATCCGTTGATGCATATTCGGTGCCGTGAAATATTACCCAACCATATCGCAGAGTCACCAGTTTATAAACATTGTGTTTTTGTATTTCAGTTCTTCCCCTTTTGTGTAGGGAGGTGTCACTAAATCTCACCAACCCACTAATACAGTTTGATATGAAACCACTTGACACGGGTGACCTGCGCTCTGAAACGCGTGTGTGTTCCATTACCAGGATCTCGTCTGCTCATTCGTGCATTGCTAATAGATATTTAATAGGTTTGTGTAAAGTTTAGTTGCCGTTTGCGTTTTGGAATCTTCTCCAAAACCACCACATTTAAAAAGGCATGGGGAGTCTGTTTTATAGTCTTATCGCCTTTTGATATCTCCAAGTATTGTGTTCGAGGTGGAAAATCTTGCTGTCTCGCCATTCTCTGTCGAATTCGGAGCCTTATTGGTCGTCATTTGTTTAACTTCGCGGAAATCATTCCCGTCGCTGTTTTTAGAGTATTTGATTTTACCTTTCAAATAATAGACAATCTGCGCTGTATTCCGCTGTAATATTGCCCCACGTACAGTACTGGCTGCAACAAAACGTTAGAAAATCTTCGGTCTTACCATAACCGAGTCACCAACTTCACCCTCTCCCCCGAAAGTGCCTAAAATTAAAGGAGCCGCTCGCCAGCTTTGGTGTCGTGTCTCACTCTAGGATGAACAGTAAAGGCTCATCCTAGGTCctagatgctgagagaatggagcagctgggcttgtacactctggagtttagaaggatgagagggcatctcattgaaacatataagattgttaagggcttggacacactagaggcaggaaacatgttcccgatgttgggggagtccagaaccaggggctacagtttaagaatacggagtaagccatttagaacagagacgaggaaacactttgtctcacagagagtggtgagtctgtggaattatctgccttagtggaggcaggttctctggatgctttccagagagctagatgcggcttaaaaatagcggagtcaggggatatggggagaaggcaggaacggggtactgattggggatgatcagccatgatcacattgaatggcggtgctggctcgaagggccaaatggtctactcctgcgcctattgtctattgtctattttctatcccGCCCGAGTAGGATCACCCATCTCCAGTTCCGCCTCGATATCTGCTGGTGAGATGTTAGTCCATTCCTTTGTTAGCACTAAGTTTCACAATTGCAGTTCACCCCTCTCCAGTTGCGGGTATCCTACCTTTCATTAAATGGAGGTCGGCCAAACTCAGCTGCCTAATTCCTCATTGCTAACTTCCTGTTTAACCATTATCCCTGTGCTTTCTGGCCTGTATTGGTCCAAGTTTGAACAAGGCCTGGATTTTAAAATGATGGCTTATGTATTCTCCGTGAATTTGCACCCCATCAATAAAATTTCCTCAAACCTGCAATAAATTCGTGCTCCTCCAATTCTGGCCTTTTGATCATGCCTTAATGGGATCGTCCCACCATTATATGTAACACCTTCCAAGCTTTGGTATTCATTCCCTAAACTTATCCGCCTTCGCAACGCCAATTTCCTTCATTGAGACCACTGAAAACTGAATTGTTGAAGTTTTTGGCTTGTCAGCGCTACTAACCTTCTCAAACAGCTTGGAGTCTAATTTTATTCTGGTGAAGCGCATGGAATGTATTGCAAAATTGGTCACAAAACCGATAGTAATAAAGCTTCAgaatatatatatgaatatataaaaaCACCTTATTATTGGTCAGTAATATTGATCTGGACTTTAATAGCGAAATCCATTAAAGATCTAAGGAGTATTTATGTTCCCACGCTTACCTCAGTTGATACTAATCGTTGGCAGATAGATAATATCACTGCAAATATATCACTGGAAAGGTGTAACTTTGTTAGAGTTACCGATTTCTGTGAACATTATAAACCCTTGTGTACCTGTAGAAATGCAACTTGGTGATCGGGATGTAAAGTACTATACATAGGCTGCATTTACTGTTCCAAACtgaatttcatttaaaaataaacttttcATCCACAGACTTGCTATTCCTTTAATTGGGCTGCTTTAAGAAACTGTCATTTGCTGGTTAATTTGCCAAAAAGAGAGCGTTACTTCGAAACTTTTTAATCACCTTCCCAGTTTCTTATAGAGTACATAATCTAATTGGAAGATTGGATTGATGGTGCAACTACTCGGCCGCGCGATCCTTCATACCGTACAGCGCCACGGTCACTATTCTGCCTGGATATTTTAACTGCTGGTaattttcattgttttttttttaacaataagaTAAATGTGTCAGAATACCACTTTACACGGAGTAACTCAATTTGAGAACACGTACTTTCATCTGCAAATAGAAGCAATTATGCAGAAGATATTATATTATGTAGACTATGGTCTCTGGATAGTCATCAATCACCCACTATCGAGCTGTCAAAGCAGGCAGATTCGTTTCTTGGAGGCAGTCTTCCAGCTGGGGAGAATACTAGAACATCATCATTAATTAGAGTGTGACCCCGCGGCTATTCACATGTCTGAACTCATGAACATTCGAGCAAGTCTACACACCATGGGTTTGTACAGAAATCCACCACCGCACCACCAAGGCAAGGCACGGTTTAAGGTGGAGGACACCTTCATCGCATTCCCCTCCAGTAGCAAGACAGAATTTCGCACATCCATCTGTGATTCTAGATGTGTTCGGATAGATAAAATCGCTCAAGCGAGATTAGAAAATAGATTTACGATGAAGCCGAAATTAAAAGCATAGCTCGGCAGTAGTCTCTGTGTATTGACAAAAGCGGAATAGTTTCCTGTATTTACTCGGCGACAGTCTCAAGTCCCCGTGACTTACACTCACACACCGGGAGGGAACTTTTGGTTTAATTCACATAAAgcaaaggtgggggaggggagggggtgtttgaTGTTTCATAAATCACTGGTATGGCAGTGTTTTGTAAAATGGTATAAATATGCCTGGTTATTCACTGTTTCCCATAAATCTTGTGCTTTCAAGGCGTTCATTTCTAGCAGCGAATGAGACAGGTTCTACCTATTGTAATGTAATGTTTCGATACTTGTTTAGAACCCAATGCTTTACATATAAACGCATATGTGCTACGTAATATATCAAGAATTGATCCCTTAGCCTCCAGGATATCAGTCCAACTGATTAGCTACTGGGTTGTTAGCACAGTGGCGAAAGCTTACGGACTGAAACATTGTGAAGCTCACTGTTGCTTTGCCTGCCCATTTTCATATCCTCTATAACTGCATTGTAATAGGGTGAACCAGAAGCGATCAGTAATACATTTCGAATTACGTTTGCCTCTTTGCCTAGGGATCAAGAACAATTATTAATCCAATAACATAGGTCCGCGGACTGGGTAGTTGTTTGCACGCGATTATAACCATGGGTAAAATTGCACAAAAATATAATATTTTGCTCAATTCACCTATTATAAGTATCAGCATCCACCCATATGTTAAACTCAGTGCTGCTCTGAAGCTCTTATATTTGAAGCATTTGAGTTCATTTTCCCACCGTGGAATTAGGCAGCTTTTTTTTAAGATGGCTTTATCTGACGTCTTGCCGACTGATATTAACTAAGTTCAGTCTTAGATCACTTTGTATCAGTCTTTGTATCTTTGAGGGGCTATTTCGCTCTGCAGAATGATTCACTTTTCGAAATATGCGTAACATTCAGTCGCCTTGAAGGGCAAGGTACATAAATTAGTACTAAGAAAATAAAGTTTTAAGCCTTATGTAAATAAATTGAAGTGCCGTCTTGTTTCGTCCTATCAAGCATCTAGGAGCCTCTGCGCTTGCCAATCAATTGGTACAGTGGAACGGAGCAAGGCAGCAATAGCGTGGAGATCaggcgtctctctctctctctctctctctctctctctctctctctctctctctctctctatctctatctctatctctccctctctctctctctctcgctctctctttctctctctctccctctctctttctctccctctctcactctctctctccctctccctctccccccctcccccctccccctctctctctatctgtctatctctccctctctcttctgaATGTTGGGAGACCTGGACAATGTCGTACCCACAGTTCGGATATCCCTACACATCTGCGCCTCAGGTATGTCATATCGATCCTTCAATTGCTCTAATCGCAGCCAAGGGGCCAATTGATTGCTGGCGATCGTTGCGGCTTTTCAGCACCGCCTCGCTTACAGCGTGATCTTTAACTCACTTCAATAGGGATAAATATAGCATGCCTTAACTTTACTATATGTAGCAATAAATGCATGCTTGATTGCAAGGAGCTAAGTTGCTTTGTAAAAAAAACGCGCTTACTGCGATAACATTAAACAGAATATCCGCATGGCAAGAATACCAAGGAGTGTTCGGTAGCAAGCAGATATTCAGTAGCAATCATCCAATTTATATACTTTATTATTATTTGCCTTTCTTTAAACAACATATAGTTTCTGATGACCACCAATCCCCTGACTACGTGCTGTGAGTCAAGTGGCAGAACGCTGACGGATTCGGGGGCAGCCGCTTCTGCACAAACTCCTGTCTATTGTCCCGTGTACGAGAGTAGGCTGTTGGCCACCGCCAGGCATGAGCTGAACTCTGCGGCTGCACTCGGAATGTATGGGAGCCCGTATGCCACGAGCCAGGGATATGGCAACTATGTCACCTATGGGGCAGATCCTTCTGCTTTCTATTCACTGGTAAGTCATCCTCTGATCACTACTTTCACATCGATGATTAGGTTGAGCAGATAAGTTACCCTTGTTACCACGCTGGGAGGTTTAGTATCAGATCGGCCGTAGATTTAGGTTGTCAATTAAGTCTTTCATTTCAGCGAGGGTGTGTTCCACCAAGATCCGCAAATTTAATTTAGCAGCCCTTTATGAAAACACGGTACATTGATATAATCCAAGTTACTCGACCCAGTCAAATTGAAAATCCATGCGAGTCAACTTGCACTACATATTGTCGGACAACATTCCACTCTGACACGCAACATATTATATTTACCTCGACCAAAGAGGTAAAAATGTTGCAGATTATCCCCTTATATTGTCATTGCCCCCAAAATGAATGTTAGTATGAAATTGAATATCTGTGAACGTTAATTTTGATCTTCTCAACTGAAAGGCCCATTACTCACTAAGAATTGTACGAGcatttaaaatatacatttatAGTGAGTACATACACTGCTGAATTAAAACACGGATTGCAACTTGGAAGCCTTCGTGTTTAATGCattttgtttaattattttggCAAAGAGCATCTGCGAACTTACAAATCTATCTATTGACTAAAATAATAGTTGGATTATGTTGTGAACTCAGATACAGATAGCTCATTTATAAATGGACTCGCATTATGTGCCAGTTCTCCCAATGGCAGAGTGTCTCTGTAACATTCAGCAATTTAACAGAAAGCTTAAAGTTTCACAGAAAGTGAAACCGTAAAACAATAGTGCAGTATGAAAACCTGGGCAAATCTTTAGTTTTTCCCACTATTTGGGGCGTTTTGCTAACGTTGAAGTTTAACAAAATAAACACCCAACGCATCTGTGCTTAAATCCCAAATGACCATCTTGTAGTCTTCTACTGTATGCAGTTATTCATGTTAAATGTTATGTAACGCTACTTTTCGATGATCAAGAAGATCAGCATACACGTTTCAATTAAATAACCGTGCCGGTAATGAAGTCAAGATGTGCGAACATGTCTCTTACAGAGTCCATTTGACACCAAGGATGCAGCTGGATCTGCGCATGCGGGGATCGCCCAGGCAGCTGCCTATTACCCATATGATCCTAGCTTGGGACAATATCAATACGACAGGTGCGCAAATACATTGGCTCTTGGCTCTTTGGTCCCGTCGAAATGTTTACACTCATTGTAACAATAATGTAAAACTCGCTGCTAAAAACATACCAATTAGTCCTTTCGGTAAATGTACTATATATGGGGAGATAGATAGAAAACTTCAAACCATTTCAACTATGTAACATTAGCATAGAattgtttcttgttttttcagtGAAATTAGAAAGGGTCAAAGCACAAAATCAAACCGCATGAAACTCTACCTGTTATTTTTTGTAATTACTTGTGTCTGGTCTTTATTGACTTGATGATAAAAGGCTGAATTACACGCGAACGCACGTTTATGGTGGCCCATGTCCCTAATATAAAAGCGCCTACTTTGTGCAAATCTATGTCATTCTTGGTTTCAAGAttgtctaaagtcacgctgcctgCGATTGTCTTTTAAAGTTGAATTGCCTGAGATATTACAATTGACTCGAATGTCTTATTTCAACACATTTTTACTGTCCTTGTTTAACAGGGAGGGTTATGAGTGTACAGTAAACTATCTGGGAAAATGTATAgccgtatagtatagtatagtaaatGTATAGTAAATGAGTAGAATGAACGGGAGCTTTATACAGTTTAAGAGAAACGTAAGCCTCTGGAAATCTAACTAAAAGATAAGAGGGGGTAACTACGGCCACCTTTACTTCCCAATTCACTCTTGACATTTTGCTCTGGACCACCTGCTTGCTCAGCTTTTTCTCAGCATATTTTCTCCTTCCATTCAATTTAGCTATCGCCCTTTCAATCGTATATTTTATCTCATGGGGATCAATATTATATTTCAAATGCCTGTACACCCCTGCAGTCATCAGACATAAATGAATTGTACTGGTGATCTCAAACTAAATGTACAGTACACAAGACATTTGCAAGTAGCACGCAAATGCTATTTACTTTTTCATGCTTTATGTGACTATAGCAAGTGAAAtgaacaatttaaaaaacactaaATGAAGGATAGAAAGAACACGATGGCAGCGATAACACTCACAGCAAAGAAGGGACAGTGAAGCAAAATGTCTTGTTTAACAGAAAATATACTTTGTTAGACCACGGTTTCGCGTGTTTTAGTATCTTGACCATTCTTTTGGTCAATTCATCATTGATTAACCGAGCAGATGCCAAGTTTATGATGTGCCATAATCTGATGCAAAAGCACCATGTAAGGACTTCGCGGTTCCAGAATCCTTGCCAGGAATGAATAATTGAATATGTTTTGCGCGTTGACGTTTTTCCTTCTAatttgaaattattttgcacaaaCCTAGGTACGGAGCGGTAGATCCAGGGGCCAGGCGGAAAAATGCAACCCGAGAAACCACCAGCACGCTGAAAGCTTGGTTGCAGGAGCACAGAAAGAACCCTTACCCCACCAAAGGGGAGAAGATCATGCTGGCCATCATCACCAAGATGACCCTGACCCAGGTCTCCACCTGGTTCGCCAACGCCAGGAGGAGACTCAAGAAGGAGAATAAAATGACCTGGTCGCCGAGGAATAAATGCACCGATGACAAAAAACCCTATGAAGACGAAGAAGACGAAAGTCCAAGCCGTAAGAGTCCGGAAGATAAACACAATGATGGTTCGCTATCATTATTTACTCTCCGTGTTAACAACCCAGTTGACCTCGCATGGCGCTAGATCCAAGAGTGACTTGCTCTTGTTACACATAGCTAAATGGAGAGTCCGGAATATTGGATGGTGGTGCCTTGGGggtggtggcgggggggggggggggggggaggggagcaaagCGCCATTTAAGAGGATACATAAatataaactacactaaacaaaaATAGTCACTGCATTTaatttgtcatgtttaatagAGGAATGTAATACGACAAATCGTCATTCAGTAGGCTTTTCTAAACGTTCATTCGCATCATCTTCTCATTCTTTAAACTGTATTTCTGACAGATACCACATGCAAAGAGGACAAAGAGCTGCAGCTGAGTGACCTCGATGACTTTGATGGAATCGAGACGGAAAGTGACGAGTGTGAGCTGAAAGGCCCGTTTCAACAGATGGACAGCGGTCAGATCAAGGTTTCAGAATGCCAGGCTGACCAGTGCAAGAAGGTCGCTTTAAAGATACCCTTGCCAACCCCGGGAGATCGCTATTCGGAAAAGGTCAAGAACTGTCTTAAGCGAGTGATGACGAACTCCGAGCAAGACCTGATGGCAGGAGGACAGAGGGAATGTGAATCTAAGTTTTGCTTCC from Amblyraja radiata isolate CabotCenter1 chromosome 2, sAmbRad1.1.pri, whole genome shotgun sequence carries:
- the irx4 gene encoding iroquois-class homeodomain protein IRX-4 isoform X1, which gives rise to MSYPQFGYPYTSAPQFLMTTNPLTTCCESSGRTLTDSGAAASAQTPVYCPVYESRLLATARHELNSAAALGMYGSPYATSQGYGNYVTYGADPSAFYSLSPFDTKDAAGSAHAGIAQAAAYYPYDPSLGQYQYDRYGAVDPGARRKNATRETTSTLKAWLQEHRKNPYPTKGEKIMLAIITKMTLTQVSTWFANARRRLKKENKMTWSPRNKCTDDKKPYEDEEDESPSRKSPEDKHNDDTTCKEDKELQLSDLDDFDGIETESDECELKGPFQQMDSGQIKVSECQADQCKKVALKIPLPTPGDRYSEKVKNCLKRVMTNSEQDLMAGGQRECESKFCFQQQQQSQQMMDSKPRIWSLAQTATSLSQAEYPSCMLKRHQQAISSSPPLTSMPTSLVDRQDSPVTTLRNWVDGVFHDPLFRHSTLNQALTNTTVSWAATKGAILDTEAMGRSLGTPTNTIKGQIPGLPQQENSKDLVAFPKTGNKMFCS
- the irx4 gene encoding iroquois-class homeodomain protein IRX-4 isoform X2 codes for the protein MSYPQFGYPYTSAPQFLMTTNPLTTCCESSGRTLTDSGAAASAQTPVYCPVYESRLLATARHELNSAAALGMYGSPYATSQGYGNYVTYGADPSAFYSLSPFDTKDAAGSAHAGIAQAAAYYPYDPSLGQYQYDRYGAVDPGARRKNATRETTSTLKAWLQEHRKNPYPTKGEKIMLAIITKMTLTQVSTWFANARRRLKKENKMTWSPRNKCTDDKKPYEDEEDESPSHTTCKEDKELQLSDLDDFDGIETESDECELKGPFQQMDSGQIKVSECQADQCKKVALKIPLPTPGDRYSEKVKNCLKRVMTNSEQDLMAGGQRECESKFCFQQQQQSQQMMDSKPRIWSLAQTATSLSQAEYPSCMLKRHQQAISSSPPLTSMPTSLVDRQDSPVTTLRNWVDGVFHDPLFRHSTLNQALTNTTVSWAATKGAILDTEAMGRSLGTPTNTIKGQIPGLPQQENSKDLVAFPKTGNKMFCS